Below is a genomic region from Eupeodes corollae chromosome 1, idEupCoro1.1, whole genome shotgun sequence.
agtttacttgtcactcggtcggaaaaggatttggcgatctctggcgattgtagccgttcgacgttgtatcttctcccagcacctccctgttttgccttgggtctagaaatccgaagtgctaccctggctacaacgaggtagtggtccgagtcgatgttagctcctcggaaagttcgtacatccataatgctggaagcgtgtctggcgtcgatcgcaatatggtcaatctggttgacggtagattgatctggagaagtccaagttcctttgtggatgttgaggtgtggaaaacgcgtactggctaccatgacgtttcgccccgcagctaaatctatgagcctgaatccattgtcggaagtgttgtagtgcaggctgtttttcccgattatttcactaaagatgtcttcccttcctagcttggcattaaaatcacccaggactattttaatatcgtagctagggaactgctcatatgttttgtctaagagctcgaagaacatatcttttatGTTGTCGtgtttctcttctgtgggggcgtgcgcgcatatcaggctaatgttgccgaatttagccttgatgcgtatggtcataaggcactcattgatgcacctatagctcaagacttcttgcctaagtctggctctaatgacgaatccgcatccaaataagcgctgttggttttcgtggtagcagtcaccatagtaaatatcgcagtttttcatcctctttttgcccggcccatcccatcgtatttcctagatggcggtgatatctgctttatatctttctagggcctccgctaattcttcggccgcacgtggtctgttaagggatctaacattccacgtgcatatccgaagttcgttgtcctttattcgtttgcgttggttgtcaacagtaaatccgtccgtatccgaggcttgttggtgcttcgcaactttgaaagcttttacgtggccaggaagtcaccccgacgcacaacccccaacctggagggccagatcctaagtataactccaaggatggggagccggataaaaccgctccttacaggcctgggctccgaataagtcgaagaagccctataaggtgttcactaagtagttcaaccttactggaactgtagacgccaccgttgattccatctcgggaattcctccgctgccgtctggataaggagaggtgccttagtggaaacacctctccccacctctctcgtttgctgcccccaacaactttccactggggttggaacccaatctccagttgaggtactaggcacccgatgttcaccacgtggaggtgagagtaggagttgatagacagaggttggttttaagaaaaaaactgtggacgcttgtgtcctcttgaatgcacatgtctaccatttgaacatcgttgACTATCAGACGCTGTCTTTAAATGCGTTGACGCCATGTTTAGTTAATCTGTCAACGCTTTGACTCGAGAAAAATTGACGATCATACgatttgacaaaataatttttatgtgagtcaacgttatttttgttttttttttttattttatattaacgtAAGGATATTTAAATTGGTACAAAATAAGTATATTCttggttaatttttaattttacgctcaatgaaataaaaaagtttacagTAGGAAAGGAAAGTTATACcttactttttttatgaatttatgatatgattttaatatattgttgtatttaaaaaaaaatctaaaggtCATATACATAACTGAattaataggcttttcacaccaaacccaaaaccgggttttcgttAAAAAGTTTTCggaaacccgaaaatcgttcacaccaaATATTTACCTActcgttttcatttgacatttaaaatttgctaaacaccggctgtcaaattttatattgataaaaaaaacatttcagaatgagccacagaactttcgatatactctgcaatgaactaaaggatctggaaatgGAAGATACAAACCTTAGGTACTAATTAAGTTGAAAAAGAAAGGTAAAGATCTATACGAGCTCCAAAAGAACGAATGGGATTCGGTCATTGAGTGGTTAACCAAACGTTTCAAtacgaacatacaaaaaactcctggtATATCACCACCCGTCTCGGATgcggataaaataaaaatatccaagTACTTCCTTTAACACAGTGAAGATGTTCTATATGGTATGTATTCTCTCATCTGAAAATTCTTGAAGTTCAAACATTCTCCAAGGGATTTTTCTTTGCCGTCGACACCCTTGAGTCGATAAGGAACTAGAAGCTCGCTTGGCTGtagctatcctctttgttcacttcaaccggtcagAACAATTCACCAAAGCGAagctaattgtgtagaaaacatacgatcaaatcaataaaaaactgttacaacaaaaattcattttatttaaaacattttctttttttttcacaaaaaactcaatccaaaatactgcttATGACTTTTCCTTCTGTTGGCCAAGTGTGGCTTTAGAATCGCCATGTATTGTGGCCGTCCAAGAATCTTATAGGCGGGATTGAGAAGAATCTGAACAATTATGGCAGGAGCAGAAAcagtcaattcctagttccagattcggaCCAAcatcacactcatccagagcgatcactgaagctatAATGAAGTCTTTCTCCAGCTAGTAAGcaaaagcgtcgaacatatttgtggcgacgagttcgaagacgcatcccttggaaacgtcattacgaactatgagcaagtcttcctcgtccttggggtcgaAACGCCAGTAGCCATAATGAATTTCGATTCGTCGCTTAACAAAGAGTgattgaaactctggaggatcataaaagaaccgccagtgccgcaaatagtcactggggcttttattctcgacgttttcatattttccatattctgtaaataaaaacaaaaagcaataattcttatttgggaaggaaattgtataaattatatttcttacaacgaccaaatttttttcaaaattaaatatttgttttgacagcagccatcacccgttttgtttacaataatttgagcgctgaatggttcgaaaggtttgtttgtttagttcagtTTTGAATTGCAACTAGTTTTCGAgtaacttgtggtttaccaaaaatgtaggggaaaacttgagttttcgatgtaggttttcggcgaaaactgggttttgggtttggtgtgaaaagcctataagggtgtttttttttcgatttgaatTTCAACCCCTTCCCAAAATTGGAATGTTTATGAAAGTTGGTTATAATGTGTTAttattagccgcgttttattatcaccatgatctgatccggatcttggatttacatgcattacaacaacaacacaagatcctgttttgtgtttggatctcaatttgagatccaaaatttaattccttttttcacaacaaggagcgctctatcattgttatttcacatgtaaatgttggtatcattggaaacaaattaaataaaacctgtattgccatataaacattttaatttgacagaaataaaatattttttttaataaaaagcgagaagctttatatttatttatttggtatataatccatgaaataattagatattttaacaaaactaattaattggtgaaattcaaataattaagtccaaaaaaatgtatatttgacataatttatgggtaatattttgcccaaaaaaaaggaacaaaaaaaatcattgagcaaaatgttctatgggcaaccctgctttaaatgtcaaaaaacataaataaaatcgagaaagctgcagcagaaaaaaattttgaaaatacttttacatgggaattttttgaaatcattctttaaattgaaaatggttgtaagaaacacttaggtgacgtaaattagaactcagaaccgtctgaaccatttcaattaagagagtagttttgaaatgattgtgggttgtatgtaacacttttaagaattttgtatggtgttacatacaaaccactgtcatttcaaaactactctcttcattgagatggtttagacggttctgagttctaatttatgtcacctaagtgtttcttacaaccatttttaatttaaagaatgatttcaaaaaaatcccatataaaagtattttcaacattttttgatttttgtgatttgcacattttcagaagttgtggagctacaactggaacttgaatcatcatcgataagattcaatagggataaaattgaattgtttgattcttcgctttcatcactttcaaataaaaactgcaaattataaaagtttttaaaagagaaaagaaataaaaattaaaatgaatacttcgatcaaccacagcagcttccattttgggtatttgtttatatttttttgcttcgaagtgtcacttttgaaagaacgaatttgacactgctaccaaactttaaataatacaaaatatgatgatccactgctgttttattatcatgatctgatccggatcagatcacggtgataataaaacgcggctattaaAAGGTAAAACGATATTTTGTTTAGAGAAATGTATTTACCTCAAAGACGAccacaaatttttgtttgttcaaagACAAATAAGACTTTAATTTATGTACGGTACTGACCATACTTGGATTACTCCTTGCTCACTTCCTGTTAAAATACGTCTGGATAAAAAGCCGATTGGCAAacaatcttttaatttaataattaatagtGTTCGTTGCTATGGgattacattaaaaatatacgtTGACTTGATAAAAAATTACAACCTGTCAATATTGGGACACAAAACGAGTCATCGTCTCCTAACAGCATTCACTCACACATTACACGGTCACAGAAAAGAGTTAAAGTGTTGTTTTGACCTGAACGTCAACGTGTTGATAGTATTTATCGTTGACGATTACATAAGGTGATACCTTTGGAACAGATTCTTACGTCATTTTTATGTCAGAGAATCAACGCGTTGAACGTTTAAGTTGACCGTCAATAGTAGCTATACAATTTCATCATAATGTGGTCAGCGGATCAAAACTCAAAGCGTCATATCAGTGGCGTGTTTGGTGGCTATCAAAGGCTTGACCAAGAACATATGCTGTCTCCAAGAAATtacatacattaaaaattaCGACTTTTTGGACAAATCGTCATCATgaacagctttaactttgaggtaattaaaGTCTTCATCTACCTGGGCAACGTTACCAATTTAGAAAATAACACTTTCCCTAAAACcgaaaataactcttgcaaatcccTACTTCTTTGGTTAGAAAGCAGAAACTATAATCGTTTTTTGAACACTAACGCTTATCAATCGAATTCTTACATAATGGCGATGGATAGTGTCTTTGAATATAATCCAGAGGGGTAGCTTAATAAAGAAAGACCGAGTCAGGTGGCGTGCGCAGGTAGGAAAAGATGTGTAAGTAGATACCTTGTTCCGTATCTTGGATTGAAGGGCCAAATTAAGTAAATTGTAACTTCACAAGGTGGTCCCATTAATCATATTCCATTGAATATTGCTCAAGTTACTTaagatctttttcaaaaaactattttttgctCGCTAGACGGTTATCTCGATTCACTGTACATTACATTTTCAACTAAATTGTAGCACCGTCCATATGTTTTCACCAAACCTTCAAGCTGCAACAATTTCATTCATATCCAggggaaattttcaaaatgcaaTGTAAGAATGGTCTCGGCCGACAACGTGTCAATAGCCCTTCTTACCAAACGtttatgttatatttttgtggAACATCCCTTATAGTTTATGAAAACACATCAATGTTTGGGcttcttaaatatttgttaCGGTAAAATAAGAGCTTTAAGCTCTTCCTAATTCAATATCAACAACACTGTATATGCGCTCCTTTGGCTCCTAGAATCTATAGCCTTGAGGGAATTCCTGCACAAAATTCATCTTCTGGTGGTGGAACTGATAGTCTCAACAAAAAGGAATACTTCCACTGTCAGAGCGGATATATTTGCATAAATTTACAACCCTCGACAACCACGTGCTTCTGTGCAAgaatattgatttttcttttgtttttaaacattgtgaaagtaaaaatgaaagTGAAGGGTTGATTTAGTTTAGTTAGGTTAGAAATTAGTTGGTGTTGCTTAGTTTTTGAGTGTTTCGCAGTATTGGACATACGGGAAGTgatataacaatttaaaaaaaaaaacaaaattcagtaatttttggaTCTAATTCAGTTCAGTTCAATTTAAAACTCATTGGGATAAAAAGGTAagaaaaaagtgtcaaaaaaaactatattcagatcaattcaaacaaataaaaggtAATTTCATATCAAGAACGAGAAAGAAACACTTTAAGCCCTATTAAGAGGTCAAAGTATTAAGTAATCAAATCAATCATACAAACTGCTGGCGTCTATGAAAGTTCTCTCAcgtaagaaaaataattgacagTTGAAAAAAGTGTAAAGAAGTCTAATTTTTGTGACAGACTtccctttaaaaaatatgttgcacggaattttgaaaatattaaaaacaaagcatTTGAGATCGATTATGCATGACAATGAAGAATTTTTTAGCATTTGACAGATGTCTTAAACGTCTAACAATTCCGAACGTCACGTTGTCTGACAATGACGTTTTTGGCAAGAGTTTTAGAACACACAATCGAAGACATTcgttatgctttttttttactCACAGACTTAAAAACATTGTGAAAACTGATAATTGTCAGCGCTTAGTTTAAGTTTTCTCGCTTGAGTTGTGGAGTTATGGATAAATGTGATTATTATCGTCACCTTTGTGTATAAAATTTACTATTATATCGTAGTTACGGCGACGTTAGCTAGTGAAGTTTTGTcgacttaaattttgtattaaaaaacttCCAACGCCACCTAGAGGCTACatagtttgacattttatctCGCTTCCAAAATGACTGTTACCTACACATCAATCGTGTAAAAATTAAACGAatcagtaaaatgttaaagccatttttagaaatttactaaGGGTAAAAGATGATTAACCTAATTTTACACGATTTTACATCAATttactatctcttaacaatttgctaattataaaatcacggaatggctacTGCAACTCTTAGCAATTTGCTATGTCCATATGACAatctgtacaattattcttataagagcagtggatggaatggtccaATCAACAATtaggaattccaattaataggtctgTTTAAgcttatttgctttgtttattttcacgaactgtcacatTTTAGAACTGTTTGAACTGTTTGGAttctcgttttttaataaaagataagACAGGTTTTCAAGGTTTGGACTCTATTAGtaaatttagttattttgttaaactttataataaaactagacgacaaaattacttttattttacgGTCCCACAAaccaaacaatacttttttaaatgattgagATGTTTTTAGctaaaattttttcttaaacttttctatcacatcaggtgttcttttaaaatgttaaaatcaattaaaacggGGTTTTTAAGGCTaactaaaatcttaaaatatatcttaCCAATAAATTGTGTGATGATTTTTCAcagtacacatttttttcaaagatacaaCTTAAATCATTTCAGTTTCCGggaattctcattagttatgagacTTTATTTTActctatttaaagttttgagaaaaccttAAGTTTGATACTTTCATAGCttcgaaaaatactttttgaaaataattgttgGTGCTGATTTCGAGtcgaaactttaattttaactttttaaaaatacacgttttcaacattatctttatattttcaatatttttcaaacttgatATATATAATAGATTTGTTTAGATAATAGATttgttacaagaacaaaacttactttcaaaccatTTTTACATTTCTGTTTTGAAAATCGGTTATGCATGAAGAGTTTAGCCTTTCTTTCTTTCGGATTTTTTTAGGACAGATAAAATCTAATAATTTATGAACCCTTTTCAAAtgttatatgaaaaaatataaatatttcaactgaatattgaagaaaagtattacatattttgaaaaccataaccaaaacgaattttgttaaaaaaaaatacttcataaATTAAGGTATTATAAAAAAGCCTTATGTACACGTTtaagtcggatttgaattaaggccatcaTAGTCAATTGTAAAAAGTGCAAATTCATTACAAGGAAGAAAACCTTTCCGACCAGTGTAATAGATGTCATTagtttttttgaacttaaaaatgcTTGTAATAAACCGTTTTTACGTGTTTTATGTGCAAAGAGAAACtttgaaagtttatttaaaattgtggaaaacattattattttatggatattaatcaaatttaaaaaaagcgtaTTGAGCCAAATAGTTTGCCACTGTTTGAAATTGATTGATTGGGTTTTTCACCAAGAAACAAACTCTAACCACACCAAACCTACACCTAGAACAAAGTCCTATCGTTTACCTTCCAGATATGAACTGCTCGTAGCCAAGTTCGTGTTGGTGTCATCTATTCCTTAACGCTACTAGCCCTTCTGTAAGATCtgtgaaattttgtaaaatgttttaacttcatttttgtatcccttttattttgtcaatttttttaataatggatGTTCTTAGTTTGTTTGACAACGAAAGTTTTTCGAAGTAAAGAAACAACAGATggcgtttaaaaattaataataatcttATGCGTTAAACCTACAACACTCAAGCATAGGTAAAGAGGTGGAATTACTTTAATGCTTTAAATATTTCGTCTTCCGAAAGCACTtgattaaattagaaaaaaataacaattgtaATAGATGTCACTTTTGGGATCACTGTCAAACTTATCAGTTTGAGCAGAATAGCAATGGTGAATGTAAGCTACACTATTAAGGTAGGAAAAGATCTCCCCGAtgtttttgatgttaaaaaagattttagacgaGGCGACTCACTGTCGAGCGATATTCTTCAACATGGTTCTGaaaagaactgtgcaaaactcaaccgtaaacactagaggcacactCTTTCAACTTTAGAACGCTGGACACTAGACTGGAGgtaagacctagcaaattggtcatctacaaaacgagaacaaaataagtcaattttgaagtttaaaaaaatagatcataattaccttctaaattCTTTATCGTCTATTATGTGCACAACATACCCAAATACAACTTtaactaatattttgtatctttttgtttaccaacaaatacaaaaagctaaaatcaattttcaagtttgttgaaattcaaccatgtgttctATCAGgttttctgtcagatacctacataccccagaaattctttgatacctttggattccttttttgacatctcagctgttattttacgggtaaaacactaacaaaaaggtatccggatacaaTATATGTCTGAGATTGGACGCAGACATTGTTTTGCATCCTCTTCGCACATGAGACATCTGTCACTATCCTAATGAATTAATCACATTTCATCAGCTACTATTCCGTGATTGTAAATttactgtttaaaattaattttgtggcAGTACTTTTTCACGAGCCTTTCGTTCTcagcttatttttaaatatcacacGTTTAtgcttttgtcaaaaaattgtatttgatatTCTTCAAGATACAAAACTTAATAGTACTAAAATGAGTAGTGTCCTGTGCTGAATGTGCATTCGGTGTTAGGATTCTTGAACTAAAATCATTCCACCACGAACACGcctaaaaaagtttgaagttcgAGAATGTAAACGataaagaaaatgtcaaaatcaaaaaaataataaataccttTGAGAAACTAaacaaatgaatacaatttgttttttaaattatttaattgctaTTCATTAAAGTATTTCATGTTTTGAAACGTCTAAATGTCGTGAAAATAAAGCTTTCAAGTAATTGTACAAATTGAGTtgaaaaaaccaacaaaataattgagaaaaaggaatttaatttaatgttatttggACCACCTTCCAAAGAAAATGACTCTTTGTAAGTATAATAAGTTTTTCTGTTGAAAgtgactttattttatttaatttctagaGATTCTCCAAGTCGTTCCCAGGATAAACATTAAAGGAATACAAATATCAACTTCAGATTAACTGAAACAAGGAAACCAAGTAAGGCGATGTTTTTGTCATCTCTTAAAGAGTTGATGTTGTATTAAGCTTGTGACTTCTTAGACTTcgaataattgaaaaatcaattttggttTAAAGAAAAGCATTGACACAAACGCAAAGATGATATAGCCCTCCAAAGAAATCAACATAACAACAAGCTTCAAGCTTTGCCTTACAATAAAAGTTTAAGGAATACAAATGTTAAtcggtatttaaaaaattaaaacaaaataaaaataaacgattGGGCAATGTCTAAACGACAAACACAATCTGTTTCACCATTGGCAAGGAAGCGAGATCGTTTGACAGTAGTACAGCCAGAACTAATCCCTGGCGAAATGGAAGCATCAGAGGGTCAGATTCAGATTTCCCAAAACACTCCAAATGCACAAACAGCCGACAGTGAAAATCAGTCAATAATAAGTTTACTCAAAATTGTGATAGAAAACCAACAAAAGCAATCTGCGCCACTTACACCTTTTCCCTGTAATCAATTCCATACTTTGGGACCTCATTGTCATTGTCAAGTGTTTCCAAATAACTGTCCAAACCAAATTGCAAACTCTGCAAATACACCTGCCATCAATGAGGAATCCTCAATCAAGAGTTTACTCTTCACCATGCTGAAAAATCAGATTCAACCAAATTACGGACAACTTGGGTTCTTAAGACAACCCTCATCGATGCAGGCTTGTCAAGTCCATGCATCCTTTTGCCAACATCAACAAAATCAGTCGTCTTTAACACAAGCTCAGAGTTCAGTACCTGCAACATCAActacagcagcaacaacatcaactatcaaaaaaGAAGAGCTTGACGAGCCATCAAACAACAGCCTAATAATGACCATActcaaaaaccaaaccaaaatgaATGCCCAATTAGAAAAACTCATAGAAACGCAGGAGTTAATCGTCAAAAAGCTGGAATCCCAACCCGTAACCACCCTTTTTCCAATTCCAAATAGAATAAACTTCAAGAAAATCGATTCCGTTAAAGATTGTCATGAGTTTGAAGAGAACTTAAAAAACGCTGAATTCGCACAAAATATggtaaactttttattaaatttgacgaACGATTTATGACTTTTTggattcacttttatttttgtttcagctAAAACACTTTGAATCGATTTGTGGTGGAAGTAGTGATTTATATGGTGACAATGTTGCCTATGCATTAATTGATCACGTCTTCACGCGTCGTCTGTTTACCTTGGTTACCTGGACTGGACTTTCGCGAGGAACGGAATCCAAAGAATGTTTCCTTAAATTCGAGCgtgttttccaatttttcttcGATTTAATTCGACGAGTTGATAAGGACTATAGTATTAAATCGTTGAaggacttttttcaaaaaataatttccaactCAAAACGACGATTCGAACACAAACGGAGACGTATTTCACGTGTCAAATTGAGTTCTGGTTTGATAGTCAAACGGAAGAAAAGACCAATTATGCCGCATAAAGAAACAATCAGTAATTATGTCGATGGGGAGCAGGAGATCATAAGCGATGAAATCACGGATAATGATGACGATTTTAAGGATAATTTCAGCACTTATTCTAATGAGTGTAATGTAAGTGTATCAAGGAAACCAAGCGAACATTCTTCAACATTCTTGTTGAGAATGCTTGAGTTGTGTTCCTTGGTTTTTGAACTGTGGTTTAATatttaatgcaattttattttcaatttcagacCGATGAAGTGGCAACATACCCAGAAATCTGTATTAAGACTGAGGATGTAGAAGATTAACAAAATAAGTGCAAGAGACAAGAACcaattaatatatttatgttatgttatttttattatttattttttaaattgtgaataaataaatgtccAATATTTATgaacagtttttgaaattgtatttgtttttttttttaaaagcgatATGATTTTGCTCAGTTCTAATTACTttgatttaaacttttctttttgggatttttaggcattgtaaaaacaaatgtttaacgGTCTTGCCTCGATTTGTATATAAGTAAAAAATGATTAAGCGCTCGATTGTTGCGTTGCGACAATCATACCTATTACCGAGGTCGTCTCGTTTTTACGACGACTCTCATTTTCTCTGTTCTGTCGTTTTTCAAGTGGCGTTCCATAAGTTCGAATTTGTAGCAGATTTTTAAACGATGCAGAAgtaaacatctgtcaaaatgaaattaaattctaaataaaaaataattgttaaatgtttaatttttggtaaataaataagtaattaaaatgaTAAGTGTAGAAATGTTTTCCTGATTAAAGcaaactttaacatttttttacattaatgaaatTAGCGATTCAAACCTTTTGCCAAACATCTCCATATCTTACTGGAGTACCTACCCTTGCTGTTCAGCTACTCAGCTATGGAATTCCATTCCCTTTTTATGTCAGTTTTGTTGATTCCCTTAAAAAATACCCTAACCAACTGTACGTTGCTCTCCATCAGCTCGACGAGGGCCTGTAACTGATTctgatttgttaatttcaactgcaaatgtgaacaaatatcttgtttttatttattgcaaataaagtactaataaattccataaaataaattatttaacaaggaAACTAACAGTTTTGCGAACTTCCTTTTCCTTTCGTCTTACAGAATGCTGAATGAAAGCGTTCAACACAATTGACGTTTACACACGACAGCAAAACGAgtgaaaaaagttgaaaacgaCTTATGGAATGCAGATTGTGCCGTGTCGTATATTTTGCTGTCGTTTGCGACATCGCTAATCGCTACACTTGTTTTTGAAACCACATTTCAATCGTGTCCGTGCAACTTTTGTAAATACTTTATGAAACTTGAAATGTGcgtcaactggagattgggttctaaccacGATTGCCaaattttgtcattattttttcacttggTCAAATGGTCATGTTTTACTCCAATTAGTAATTTTTTCCCGAATATCAATGTAAGATATTCCACAATTTGATTAAAGAGTTTCAGAAAATGTGTGTTTACCATATACTCACATGACCCAATacctttttggcaacactggtttaaacaggtGACGCACG
It encodes:
- the LOC129941194 gene encoding uncharacterized protein LOC129941194, which translates into the protein MSKRQTQSVSPLARKRDRLTVVQPELIPGEMEASEGQIQISQNTPNAQTADSENQSIISLLKIVIENQQKQSAPLTPFPCNQFHTLGPHCHCQVFPNNCPNQIANSANTPAINEESSIKSLLFTMLKNQIQPNYGQLGFLRQPSSMQACQVHASFCQHQQNQSSLTQAQSSVPATSTTAATTSTIKKEELDEPSNNSLIMTILKNQTKMNAQLEKLIETQELIVKKLESQPVTTLFPIPNRINFKKIDSVKDCHEFEENLKNAEFAQNMLKHFESICGGSSDLYGDNVAYALIDHVFTRRLFTLVTWTGLSRGTESKECFLKFERVFQFFFDLIRRVDKDYSIKSLKDFFQKIISNSKRRFEHKRRRISRVKLSSGLIVKRKKRPIMPHKETISNYVDGEQEIISDEITDNDDDFKDNFSTYSNECNTDEVATYPEICIKTEDVED